Proteins from one Lachnospiraceae bacterium KGMB03038 genomic window:
- a CDS encoding RNA methyltransferase — MKVVSILNKNNDYQRFEVLKHNRNKRYKYNQFIVEGVRSLNEAVKNNWKIISFIYDKNNLSGWAKHMIETVKTEVNYTLTAQLLKELSGKEETSELLAIIEMREDRLENVALSSNPFIVLFDRPSNKGNLGTMIRSCDALGVDMLIITGHAVDLYEPDVIVSAMGSFFNLPVIRIIHNEDLYKFVESLRIKYPGFKIIGTTAHHEKPIYHEDLKTPVMLMMGNETMGLNKAFKEYCDVLCTIPMAEDSYASSFNVSCAASIMMYEIVRQRMN; from the coding sequence ATGAAAGTTGTTTCTATATTAAATAAAAATAATGATTACCAGAGATTTGAAGTATTGAAGCATAATCGAAATAAAAGATATAAATATAATCAATTTATTGTTGAAGGCGTAAGAAGTTTAAATGAAGCGGTTAAAAATAACTGGAAGATTATTTCTTTTATTTATGACAAGAATAATCTGTCAGGCTGGGCAAAACATATGATAGAAACAGTAAAAACAGAAGTCAATTATACTCTTACGGCACAGTTGCTAAAGGAATTAAGTGGAAAAGAAGAAACTTCTGAATTATTGGCTATTATTGAAATGAGGGAAGACAGGTTAGAAAATGTTGCGTTATCTTCCAATCCATTTATTGTGTTATTTGACAGGCCCTCTAATAAAGGAAATTTAGGTACGATGATACGTTCATGTGATGCGTTGGGAGTAGATATGTTGATAATTACTGGACATGCGGTTGATTTGTATGAGCCTGATGTAATTGTTTCGGCGATGGGTTCTTTTTTCAATCTTCCGGTGATTCGAATCATTCACAATGAGGATTTATATAAATTCGTTGAAAGCCTTAGAATAAAATACCCTGGCTTTAAGATCATAGGCACAACAGCCCACCACGAAAAGCCTATCTATCATGAGGACTTGAAAACCCCGGTTATGTTAATGATGGGAAATGAAACCATGGGATTAAATAAGGCATTTAAGGAATATTGTGATGTTTTATGTACGATTCCTATGGCTGAAGATTCCTATGCCAGTTCTTTC
- a CDS encoding AraC family transcriptional regulator — MLKKLNDAMDYIEAHLEDEFLLEKISEHINVSDYHFRKIFFALTNMTLNEYVKNRRLSEANKELLQGAQVTDVAYQYGYQSVDGFTRAFKKWSGILPSQVAKLKQCKSCQKLQFVVTMKGGTLMEYKIVEKPAFTFAGVSKRVPLQYEGVNNAILELAQSITQEQKEEMHRLQNIEPYETVNVSYESDTNFLEEAGELTHLIGVLTTKNDISSNLDTFPVKAHTWAVFPNEGIFPFTLQDTMARIYSEWFMTADYELAEPFSFSFTKMDDKKPNYAYSEIWIPVTKKE, encoded by the coding sequence GTGTTAAAGAAATTGAATGACGCGATGGACTATATTGAAGCGCACCTGGAGGACGAGTTTTTACTTGAGAAGATTTCTGAGCATATAAATGTTTCAGATTATCATTTTAGAAAAATATTTTTTGCGCTTACCAATATGACGCTGAATGAGTATGTAAAAAACAGACGACTTTCAGAAGCTAACAAAGAATTGTTGCAGGGGGCGCAGGTAACAGATGTCGCTTATCAATATGGGTATCAATCCGTAGACGGATTTACACGTGCCTTTAAAAAATGGAGCGGTATCTTACCGTCACAAGTCGCAAAGTTGAAACAATGTAAATCATGCCAAAAGTTACAATTTGTTGTAACTATGAAGGGAGGAACTTTAATGGAATATAAAATTGTTGAAAAACCTGCTTTTACGTTTGCAGGTGTAAGTAAACGAGTGCCGTTACAATATGAGGGAGTAAACAACGCTATTTTGGAACTGGCACAAAGCATAACACAGGAACAGAAAGAAGAAATGCACCGGTTGCAAAACATTGAGCCATATGAAACTGTAAATGTTTCCTATGAATCAGATACGAACTTTCTTGAAGAAGCTGGTGAATTAACGCATTTAATTGGAGTTTTAACAACTAAAAATGACATTAGCAGTAATCTGGACACATTTCCTGTTAAAGCTCATACGTGGGCAGTTTTTCCAAATGAAGGAATCTTCCCGTTTACTTTGCAGGATACAATGGCAAGAATCTACTCCGAATGGTTTATGACGGCAGATTATGAACTGGCAGAGCCGTTTTCTTTCTCTTTTACAAAAATGGACGACAAAAAGCCCAACTACGCATACAGTGAAATTTGGATTCCAGTAACAAAAAAAGAATAA